One genomic region from Sulfurovum riftiae encodes:
- a CDS encoding lipoate--protein ligase family protein, producing the protein MKRMDMHTWRFIDSGTASAQWNMAVDEALLSAYKENDLPILRLYRWEEPSLSLGRFSHFQETLQLQKTQSSGVAYVRRITGGGILVHGGDISYSLIVPRSFVQKKGVRNSYRYLCGFLIKLYRDLGLDAGFAYDLQIPETKSPICLAGTEAYDIIIGGRKIGGNAQRHTRQALLQHGSIPLRLDKERFEALFSEDSGLSLTNTLDTLQIDMTEERLSLEIQKAFNETLGTIVQTGSLSAEELMLAERLFKEKYSQEAWNVHAKNTLQQT; encoded by the coding sequence ATGAAAAGAATGGACATGCATACCTGGAGATTCATCGACAGCGGAACAGCTTCGGCACAATGGAATATGGCCGTGGACGAAGCACTGCTCTCTGCCTACAAGGAAAATGACCTGCCCATCCTTCGTCTTTATCGTTGGGAAGAGCCTTCGCTCAGCCTGGGCCGTTTCTCGCACTTCCAAGAGACCCTGCAGCTCCAGAAAACACAAAGCTCAGGTGTAGCCTATGTCCGGCGTATCACCGGCGGAGGCATCCTTGTACATGGCGGTGACATCTCCTATTCGCTCATCGTTCCACGTTCTTTCGTACAGAAGAAAGGGGTCAGGAACAGCTACCGATACCTATGCGGTTTTCTGATAAAGCTCTACCGGGATCTCGGACTCGATGCCGGTTTTGCATATGACCTGCAAATTCCCGAGACCAAAAGCCCCATCTGTCTTGCCGGAACGGAAGCCTATGATATCATCATCGGGGGCAGAAAGATCGGCGGGAATGCCCAGCGTCATACGCGACAGGCACTACTTCAGCACGGCAGTATCCCCCTGAGGCTTGACAAAGAACGCTTTGAGGCACTTTTTTCGGAGGATTCAGGTCTTTCCCTGACAAACACACTTGATACACTGCAGATTGATATGACAGAAGAAAGACTTTCCCTGGAGATACAGAAGGCCTTTAACGAAACATTGGGCACAATAGTCCAAACCGGCTCTTTAAGCGCAGAAGAACTGATGCTTGCAGAGAGACTCTTCAAGGAAAAATACAGCCAGGAGGCATGGAATGTCCACGCAAAAAATACACTACAGCAAACCTGA